A genomic segment from Gopherus evgoodei ecotype Sinaloan lineage chromosome 6, rGopEvg1_v1.p, whole genome shotgun sequence encodes:
- the LOC115653552 gene encoding uncharacterized protein LOC115653552 has translation MIAAPPRENPLVAWLRAYALQEVLIGNLSDVPPSHDCVACTRPKASEGGSPFLWEFLPLTNLTPQHPASACNNTDWVHRPLFTCNTTSDDRRPNSFAPVAVTGPLPAAPCIVFFGFSNPTPLGQYPNCTQWFIGPRPNSNPKKGSSRYRTEFTRFINHLSTRQVWLCGNNIARTALPAFPKGVCAIRQLVIKGGGLFHHRRPFFSSPRKRRTATAWERLKSATEMVIGGYIQFNPLSYSLTLQQIRGLSLGLEALTNITAEGLRRTSDALTILANYAEQNRLLIQTILQKDFCVALEDLNPRFKGQCCLRLQPGWNNVSAVADQLSSLAVQIRKEQLTKATGLIALEIVVLCHQKQCIMGSSHEFLLHGP, from the exons ATGATTGCCGCCCCGCCTCGAGAAAACCCCCTGGTTGCCTGGTTGAGAGCCTACGCCCTACAGGAGGTCCTCATCGGGAACCTGTCAGATGTCCCCCCATCACACGATTGTGTTGCCTGTACAAGACCaaaggcctcagagggagggtcccccttcctctgggagtTCCTCCCCCTCACGAACCTGACTCCACAGCATCCAGCTTCAGCCTGCAACAACACAGACTGGGTTCATCGGCCTCTGTTCACGTGCAACACCACCAGCGACGACCGAAGACCCAACTCATTCGCCCCTGTTGCGGTGACaggaccactcccagcagccccctgcatcgTGTTCTTTGGCTTCTCCAATCCCACTCCGTTGGGGCAGTATCCCAATTGCACCCAGTGGTTCATAGGACCTCGGCCTAACTCAAACCCCAAGAAAGGAAGCTCAAGATACCGCACTGAGTTCACCAGGTTTATTAATCATCTTTCAACAA GACAAGTGTGGCTCTGTGGGAACAACATTGCCCGGACTGCTCTACCCGCATTCCCAAAGGGGGTATGTGCCATCAGGCAACTCGTCATAAAGGGAGGAGGGCTCTTTCACCACCGTCGCCCCTTCTTCTCCTCACCACGCAAACGACGAACAGCCACCGCATGGGAGCGACTCAAGTCAGCCACCGAGATGGTCATAGGAGGGTACATACAGTTTAACCCCCTCTCATACAGTTTAACTTTACAGCAAATCCGTGGACTGTCGCTTGGTCTGGAAGCCCTCACCAACATCACAGCAGAAGGACTTCGTCGAACCAGCGACGCCCTCACTATCCTAGCCAACTACGCCGAGCAGAACCGTCTTCTGATCCAGACCATCCTACAGAAGGACTTTTGTGTCGCCTTGGAGGACCTCAATCCTCgctttaaaggacaatgttgcctgcgccttcagcctgggtggaacaaTGTCTCAGCCGTGGCTGACCAACTATCCTCCCTCGCCGTCCAGATTCGTAAAGAGC AGCTCACAAAAGCAACTGGATTGATAGCCTTGGAAATTGTAGTCCTCTGTCATCAGAAACAGTGCATCATGGGCAGCAGCCATGAATTCTTACTGCATGGGCCATGA